NNNNNNNNNNNNNNNNNNNNNNNNNNNNNNNNNNNNNNNNNNNNNNNNNNNNNNNNNNNNNNNNNNNNNNNNNNNNNNNNNNNNNNNNNNNNNNNNNNNNNNNNNNNNNNNNNNNNNNNNNNNNNNNNNNNNNNNNNNNNNNNNNNNNNNNNNNNNNNNNNNNNNNNNNNNNNNNNNNNNNNNNNNNNNNNNNNNNNNNNNNNNNNNNNNNNNNNNNNNNNNNNNNNNNNNNNNNNNNNNNNNNNNNNNNNNNNNNNNNNAATCTAGGGGGGAACCTCTTGAGCGTGTGGGGGAAAGTTCAAGTTTAAAGCAAGTATAGTGCTCTTATCGCAAAATGGCTAAATGTTGAGTAAAGCATAAGGAGCACAGTCTATATAGACTATGCTAGTGTATATACAACATTGCTAAGGTCGGGACGCCAAATATGAAATTCCTTTAATCTGAAAATAAGCTACCAACTCTAAACATAACGACCAGCATAATATGTACTTATGTCTGAATAAAAGTCACATGTATAGTTTTAAAAGAAACTTTGCTTCATTTTTATAGCTTTATGGTATGATGCACAATCCTCGGGCAATACAATTGATCACACACTCGCTCACGCGGGcactaataaattataaaaccaaaaattgagaacacttctttttaattctttaaagaGTCTTGGCATATCCCATTTCCTTGTATGTAGGCCAGGAAGACGTTACCTTTGTTGCCTCTGCTTTTCCAGATACTGCCCCAGTCAAAATAACTCATGGAGAGCTGCGGTAACAATTATGCCTTCAATATGGAGTCTCTGTGCGATACcaataataaagagaaacatGATCAAGTAAGTATTAGCATCCTACAAGTTCTTGCGAAATTGAGATATCAATAtagattgaaaaatgaaaaaaactgaaatgcaAGCTATTGAATTTAACAAAAATAGAATGCTGCATCGCACTGTAGAATAGGGAAGCCTGAGGGATGGAGACAGTGACACAAAAGGTCTCATGCAAAAAGCCTGATGCATCCAAAGCAATTTTATGAACGAAACCTATTTGAAAACATGCAGTTTGAAAACATGGCATGTTCTGACCTCATATAATTATGGGGTGACTCAAATGGCTTGCGTACCAGGACAAGATCATGCGCATGCGNNNNNNNNNNNNNNNNNNNNNNNNNNNNNNNNNNNNNNNNNNNNNNNNNNNNNNNNNNNNNNNNNNNNNNNNNNNNNNNNNNNNNNNNNNNNNNNNNNNNNNNNNNNNNNNNNNNNNNNNNNNNNNNNNNNNNNNNNNNNNNNNNNNNNNNNNNNNNTGCGCGCGTGCGTGGGCTGCATGTGGGTTTAAAAAAGGNNNNNNNNNNNNNNNNNNNNNNNNNNNNNNNNNNNNNNNNNNNNNNNNNNNNNNNNNNNNNNNNNNNNNNNNNNNNNNNNNNNNNNNNNNNNNNNNNNNNNNNNNNNNNNNNNNNNNNNNNNNNNNNNNNNNNNNNNNNNNNNNNNNNNNNNNNNNNNNNNNNNNNNNNNNNNNNNNNNNNNNNNNNNNTCAAATTTCAAAGGTGTCACCCTAGGATACCTCTGGTCATAACTCCAAAGGGCGTCATTACCAGGACAGCTGGGACAAACAATCCTCTCGTTTGTCCTCCTACTACCAGTCCCCACGTTAACCGTGCCAGCGCAATCAACGTTTGACCACCAACAGTGGAAAAAAACAACCTGAATCAAACCTATGGACAGAAAAAAGTATTCAATCGGTCAGGCTCCCCATTCTCTGTCCCAAAGACCTGACGCAGAAAAGGCTAATAAATaactggaaaagaagaaaggtaaaTGAAGAACGCACCATAGTACAAGACATGAAGATATAAAGTTTCCAGGGGTAGTTCTGGTTGTAGGATTGGGAAAGCAAGCCGAGCGATCGCCTTCTCCGTGTCATGCAAAGGATGGACTAGAAAGCAGCCTAGAGTAACTTTTAAGGCAGGCCATGACTTTGTCtaaggagaggaaatgaatgaaaacaagaaaatatctgCAACCATGAAGACACAGGTAATCTACGACTTCTACGTTGACTTGGCCGATCCCGCCATGGAGGTACGGCACCGTTCTATGGGAGAAATCTGATGCGCACTGCAGTGTTGAAAGACACTTGCTGCTCTTTTTGTGTTCCTGCTGGACACAGGCCGAAGGCCGATTACAGGTGCACCGATTTTTCGTGGCATCTGCCGTGGCATCTGCCGTTTCTTACACGAACTATTTGTAAGCTTTTCTCAGACATAGTATTTTTGCAAGGTGGGGTGCCTTGAAAAGGCGATTTGCAGTGTTCAGTGAATGGGAATTCGTCCAAGATCCTAACGGTTAAATGAAAGCATGGCAGTGTACCGTCGCATCTCGCATGTATCAACAGAAGCCTCATCCTAGTCGCATGGATGCGACATGCTTTTTGTGCCGGACATTGAGGATAGaagattttaaaagttaaaagcaGAGTGGGAAGGAACGCATTGTGGTTCTACCCCTCAGTCTAGTGGCAATTTATACCTTTACTAAAATATAGAGTGAGACAAGTGTTACTGAATATTTTGTTACAATACTTTCTAGGTAAATTTGAATTTAGTAATGCCACTGATTATCAAATGACACCATTCATCCAATTCACTTGGNNNNNNNNNNNNNNNNNNNNNNNNNNNNNNNNNNNNNNNNNNNNNNNNNNNNNNNNNNNNNNNNNNNNNNNNNNNNNNNNNNNNNNNNNNNNNNNNNNNNNNNNNNNNNNNNNNNNNNNNNNNNNNNNNGAGGctgatttatttttctaaaagtaTCTTGTCTTCCATCTAAGTACAGGAAAAGATAGATGGTGTTTAATGCCATTATTCTGTCATCTATGTCATCTCACTATGTATCTCGTAATTATATGCTAGAGGCTGACCCATCTCCTCGAACTGTCTTCGCAGATCCTTTTGCAACCGTTCACTCACTTTCCTCCAAGTCAAAGGGAATATGACTAGAGGGAAGTTAGTTGAGGCTTTCAATTACTGGATGAGGATACCTGAGGATAAACTAATGGCCATATCTGAGGTTATCTACTTGCTGCATAATGCTAGCCTTTTGTAAGTGTTACTGATTTACTTATATGTTATCATGCCACCAGACCAGTGCATCATTTATAGAATTAACATAAATTTCGTTAAACGTATAACATTTGGACCTTGACTGTACTATGGAGTATTCTGGGGATATCAAGTTTAATTAACTAATGGATTCTAGGGGTGATTATGCTTTGTTTTACAGAATAGATGACATAGAGGACAACAGTGTTTTACGACGAGGTATCCCTGTGGCACATCGTGTATATGGAATTGCAGCAACCATAAATTCTGCTAATTATGTTTATGTCCTGAGTCTCGAGAAAGTTCTAGCTCTGAATCATCCAAAGGTATGTTCAGCGACAGAGCAATACAGTTGAGCGACTTTTAGGTTGGTTTCATGTTGCAGAAGACCACTTGCATGCTGTTTATCTTCGGTATCCCTCTTGAGATTTACGAGGAGAGAAGACGCTGTTGTTTTCTGCTGTAAAACTGTCATTTGTAATGCTAAAAATAGTTAGAGAATTTCTATACTAATTGTTAGGTCATATTACAGATTAAAGAAAGATATGTACGAAATTAGATTTACGTGCTTTACTGCAATGTTTTCACATAAACTGTGACAATACTTTATTATGTACATACCGTGAACGTAATTTAGTATAACCACcctgatttcatttttttaccgGTATCAGTGTCCAAAATGTTAtgactttacatattttttttgtatcacaaGGCTACTACAATACTTTGTGAGCAGCTTCTGGAGCTCCACCGAGGGCAGGGAATGGAGATGTACTGGAGGGATTCACTTACTTGTCCGTCGGAGGAAGAATACTCACAGATGGCCATgaggagtatatatattaataggccTTACCATTGgaaaatgttttaatgtttgAATCTGTATTATATAGCAGCCAGTGCCCGATGGCTTCTGCCTAAGAAGTTATtagttaataaatttttttttttcttttaactggaATCAAGGATTTTAGTAAAAGCTAAtttgtctattatttattttaatccgTAACTCGCATATTAAAACAAGAAAACCCTTCTTTTTCAGAAACAGGTGGATTATTTGGCTTGGCTATTCGCTTAATGCAACTTTTCAGTCAAACTCAAGAGGACTTTTCAAGAATCACAGGAATTTTGGGGCTGTACTTCCAGATCCGTAATGACTATTCAATCCTTTACTTGAAGGAGGTAAGAATATCAaagcaattttttcttttatactgccAAGACGCATTTAATATACTGTTTAAACAACTTGTGTAAAAACctcattttgtatgtgtatgtctgtcatTAATATCACATAGCAGTAAAATTACATATACTTGCTATTAGTAAGACTGACATTTGACGAGTGCAATGCCGATCGCAGCATGTATTACAGTTTTGAAGCAAGTTTCACTACTCCTTTTGGGttttaacttttaatttaaaaaaattaagttgtTACACATAGATATtgctctttcccccttttgtggTTTTATTCTTCTTGCAGTACTGTGACAGTAAGAGCTACTGTGAGGATTTCACAGAAGGCAAATTCAGTTTTCCGGTCATCCATGCCATTAAAAGTCAACCTGACGACCAGCAAGTTATTAGtatcctttttttaacaaaaatgtcATAGCAGGTAGTAATATGTTTGActaatctaaatttttaaaattgttgtttCAGTAGTTATTCAGATTGTTTCCTATGCGGTCTTTCTTGAGGTTCCtggctttagttttttttgggtaatattttGATGGAGGACAGATGNNNNNNNNNNNNNNNNNNNNNNNNNNNNNNNNNNNNNNNNNNNNNNNNNNNNNNNNNNNNNNNNNNNNNNNNNNNNNNNNNNNNNNNNNNNNNNNNNNNNNNNNNNNNNNNNNNNNNNNNNNNNNNNNNNNNNNNNNNNNNNNNNNNNNNNNNNNNNNNNNNNNNNNNNNNNNNNNNNNNNNNNNNNNNNNNNNNNNNNNNNNNNNNNNNNNNNNNNNNNNNNNNNNNNNNNNNNNNNNNNNNNNNNNNNNNNNNNNNNNNNNNNNNNNNNNNNNNNNNNNNNNNNNNNNNNNNNNNNNNNNNNNNNNNNNNNNNNNNNNNNNNNNNNNNNNNNNNNNNNNNNNNNNNNNNNNNNNNNNNNNNNNNNNNNNNNNNNNNNNNNNNNNNNNNNNNNNNNNNNNNNNNNNNNNNNNNNNNNNNNNNNNNNNNNNNNNNNNNNNNNNNNNNNNNNNNNNNNNNNNNNNNNNNNNNNNNNNNNNNNNNNNNNNNNNNNNNNNNNNNNNNNNNNNNNNNNNNNNNNNNNNNNNNNNNNNNNNNNNNNNNNNNNNNNNNNNNNNNNNNNNNNNNNNNNNNNNNNNNNNNNNNNNNNNNNNNNNNNNNNNNNNNNNNNNNNNNNNNNNNNNNNNNNNNNNNNNNNNNNNNNNNNNNNNNNNNNNNNNNNNNNNNNNNNNNNNNNNNNNNNNNNNNNNNNNNNNNNNNNNNNNNNNNNNNNNNNNNNNNNNNNNNNNNNNNNNNNNNNNNNNNNNNNNNNNNNNNNNNNNNNNNNNNNNNNNNNNNNNNNNNNNNNNNNNNNNNNNNNNNNNNNNNNNNNNNNNNNNNNNNNNNNNNNNNNNNNNNNNNNNNNNNNNNNNNNNNNNNNNNNNNNNNNNNNNNNNNNNNNNNNNNNNNNNNNNNNNNNNNNNNNNNNNNNNNNNNNNNNNNNNNNNNNNNNNNNNNNNNNNNNNNNNNNNNNNNNNNNNNNNNNNNNNNNNNNNNNNNNNNNNNNNNNNNNNNNNNNNNNNNNNNNNNNNNNNNNNNNNNNNNNNNNNNNNNNNNNNNNNNNNNNNNNNNNNNNNNNNNNNNNNNNNNNNNNNNNNNNNNNNNNNNNNNNNNNNNNNNNNNNNNNNNNNNNNNNNNNNNNNNNNNNNNNNNNNNNNNNNNNNNNNNNNNNNNNNNNNNNNNNNNNNNNNNNNNNNNNNNNNNNNNNNNNNNNNNNNNNNNNNNNNNNNNNNNNNNNNNNNNNNNNNNNNNNNNNNNNNNNNNNNNNNNNNNNNNNNNNNNNNNNNNNNNNNNNNNNNNNNNNNNNNNNNNNTCCATCAAAATTTGGTAGGGCTGGCANNNNNNNNNNNNNNNNNNNNNNNNNNNNNNNNNNNNNNNNNNNNNNNNNNNNNNNNNNNNNNNNNNNNNNNNNNNNNNNNNNNNNNNNNNNNNNNNNNNNNNNNNNNNNNNNNNNNNNNNNNNNNNNNNNNNNNNNNNNNNNNNNNNNNNNNNNNNNNNNNNNNNNNNNNNNNNNNNNNNNNNNNNNNNNNNNNNNNNNNNNNNNNNNNNNNNNNNNNNNNNNNNNNNNNNNNNNNNNNNNNNNNNNNNNNNNNNNNNNNNNNNNNNNNNNNNNNNNNNNNNNNNNNNNNNNNNNNNNNNNNNNNNNNNNNNNNNNNNNNNNNNNNNNNNNNNNNNNNNNNNNNNNNNNNNNNNNNNNNNNNNNNNNNNNNNNNNNNNNNNNNNNNNNNNNNNNNNNNNTCACTTGACTTGATATGGAAACAACAACAACCTTTGGGCAGCACAGACAGGTGAGAGACCTGTCAATCAACGGGCAGAGCAGGCGTCACCTCCCTTTTTTCCTGCCAATGTTGTTAGTCTACAACGGCTCTGtcactattcttattttttcatttacctttatcattttaaattatctcATTTTGTTTCCACATCGAATTCTTCAAGGCGAAGACATTTCTGAACACCATTGATCACTTAAACTCTGTCACTATTCTCTCATGGTTATTGTGTCACTTGTTTCACAGATTTCCGCTTCAATCATGTTTTCAGATTCTTatgttctctctttccttgatTAAAAAGAACTGCTAATTTTTTGCCATTAAGTTGGTGCAGCATTTTCTTATTATGTAGTTGTAAGTGtgagtttctttgtttgtttaagtAAATGTGTGAGTTTCTctgcatgtgtacatgcatatttacTATGTATTTGCTCAAATACATTTATGGGTTGGGAAAGGTTGAATGTATATCTTTTATAGGTGAAGATGAGATGACACAATGATGAAAACCTAAATGCAGGATCCCGTCTCACTTGCATGCTGGCTAACCTTGACCATAAGCTTCAGACATCCTTCGCCAGAGACCTGAAGACCTGGAGGTTAAACGCTACTGCGTGTCCCTTCTGAAGAAGTTTGGTTCCCTTGAGTACACCAAAGAAACCATGGAGAAACTGGAAGtcgaagcgagagaggagattgCCAAACTAGGAGGGAACCCGCTCCTGGAGAGTATGCTGGCCGAACTCGGGAACAGATAGAGTTTTGAAACAGCGATTCCCAACTCTTTGAAAAGCGACTTGAAATGACNNNNNNNNNNNNNNNNNNNNNNNNNNNNNNNNNNNNNNNNNNNNNNNNNNNNNNNNNNNNNNNNNNNNNNNNNNNNcacacacacagacatcaagATGTTTCTGNNNNNNNNNNNNNNNNNNNNNNNNNNNNNNNNNNNNNNNNNNNNNNNNNNNNNNNNNNNNNNNNNNNNNNNNNNNNNNNNNNNNNNNNNNNNNNNNNNNNGCTCATCACGTGGTGTTTAAGACAAAGAACCCTGTTGCTACCTCGCCCTCACGTGTTACTGTACGAGACGGAGGCCAGTTGAGATACATCGCCCTCACGTGCTGGTGGAGAAGACGAAGACCAGTTGAATCCTTCCCTCGCGTAGTGGCGGAGGGACAAAAAACCCTGTTGCTAccgaaatttattttcattatctatattttatccttttaCGAGGAGTTAGGCTTAGAGACGATCGG
This genomic interval from Penaeus monodon isolate SGIC_2016 chromosome 22, NSTDA_Pmon_1, whole genome shotgun sequence contains the following:
- the LOC119587373 gene encoding geranylgeranyl pyrophosphate synthase-like, giving the protein MTRGKLVEAFNYWMRIPEDKLMAISEVIYLLHNASLLIDDIEDNSVLRRGIPVAHRVYGIAATINSANYVYVLSLEKVLALNHPKATTILCEQLLELHRGQGMEMYWRDSLTCPSEEEYSQMAMRKTGGLFGLAIRLMQLFSQTQEDFSRITGILGLYFQIRNDYSILYLKEYCDSKSYCEDFTEGKFSFPVIHAIKSQPDDQQVINILRQRPEDLEVKRYCVSLLKKFGSLEYTKETMEKLEVEAREEIAKLGGNPLLESMLAELGNR